A stretch of DNA from Candidatus Omnitrophota bacterium:
GATGTCTTATTGACTTTTTGCCCGCCTTTTCCGCTTGAGCGGATAAATTTTTCTTCAATGTCGTCCTTGCGGATTTTCAATCTGTCCATCTTTGCTCTTAATAGTATCTTTTTATTATTGCTTATACTAAATCGCATTAGTGTTTCCCATATAAACCGATTAATTCTGCCCGGTCCAGGATATGCCCCTGCATGGCCTGCTCTAACTCATCCTTGCTGATGCCTTCCTGCAAACCCAACATTTGATCCAGAGCATATACCTTAAATGGCAGAAGCACTTTATACATTCACCGTAAAAATCTTATCCCTTGTTTTTTTGCCTTTGACTAAAATAACTTCGGATTTAATTATATCAAAATATTCCGATAATACCTTTACTACAGCTTGATTGGCCTTACCCCCTATAGCTTTTGCCCTTACCCAAACCAAATAGTTGCTCTCACCCTTCTTTTCAACTTTGTTTTCCCTGGCTTGCGGCTTAACCCTAACTGAAATTTTCATACCTCAGTCATCTATGTGCCTAAACTGGTAGACTGCTTTTGAAAGTTTGTCAAACAACATCTCTTCCTGAATAAACTTGGGCGAGGTATCAACAATCTTAGAAAAACCCTCCCAGATCCCAAACCAACCCAAGGGCATAAGTATGATAGCAATAATTTCGATTGTAAGTTCGTTGAATAACTGAAAATACGTAAGTAGCGTGAGAAGGCCCAAAGAACAAACACCGAGTATCGCAAAGGTAATCCCGCGCCTCCTGATGCGGCTGACTTCTTTCTGTCTTTGCATGGCTCTATGCTTGAAATATCTTTTCAATCTCAGGATAACCGTCTTTTCTTGCGTTTCGTTCTTAAGTGAAACCGGAGCATATATAGTAATAAGAAAACTGCCTCTGCGTGTTTCGCGATATCTTTTTTTAAGCTCTGTTATAAAATCTTCCGAAAGAGCGCGGACATTAAAAAGCCGGGGGTCAAAATCAGAAAAGATATCATCCCACGTATCAATGGCGATTGATATCTCTTTTATGTCTTTTATTCTTTGTTTTGTTTCTGCCATTCAAGTATCGTGTCCCCGGAATTATCCTAAATTAGACTCCTTCATAATCTTTATCTTGGCATCAATAAAATCGCTATGGGCTATTCTAAACAAACCTGATATCTTCCTTATAATTTCGACTTCATTGTTATCTAACTCTTTGTCAACACACGCAATGCGAAAAAGGTTCTCTATAATTGATATTTTGATATCTTTGGGCAAATTCTCACTTATCTCGTGAGTAAATTGATATAAATCTATTCTTTCTTTAGCCGCTTCTTCAATCGAGGCTAAAACAGCCGGTATATCTTCATTTGGAATTTTACTATGCAAAATAAGGACTTCTTTGATTTTCTCCTTCTCTTCCGGCAGAAACTTTTCATCGGCCTCAGCCACAACCCAGAGCAAAACCCCTAAAGCAATTTTATCATCTATATCCTTTACCTTAGGCTCATCAGGCTTATCCTTCCAGACGTTTGAAATCACATTTCTTCTAAATTGGTCCAAAAAACCAGCCATATATTTCCTTTCCTTGTTTAAATTCCGTTACCTATTTTTATTTCCGGTATAATTTTGACTTTAGCTTTTATAGAACTGGAAATAAGACAGTTGTTTTCTGCCTTATCAATAAATTCTTTTGCTATTTTGCGGTCTTCGGAAGAAACAATAATAATTTCCGGCTCAACGCCTATTTGCGTAAAAACCAGTTTACCCTCCTGCATTTCCAACATACCGCAAGCCTTGCTTTTGTAGTTTAAAACATTTAAATTGTTCCTTTGAGCATAATATAAAAACGTAGTCATAATACAGGAATTGACCGCGGCAACAAATAAATCTTCCGGGCTCCATTTGCCGTAATGACCTTTGAATTCAGGAGGAGCAGCTACTTCGATGTTAAGCTTATCAGGCGAAGAAAGTAAACCTTTCTTTTCTCCCTGCCATTTTATAAAGTTTTCATAAATAAACCGTTTGGTTTTAGCCATCTTCCCTAAAAACAAGTAGGGCAGGTTCCTGTAGAACAACTCGAACCTGAAGATTTAGATTTGCTGTTGGAAGAATCACCCACGCTAAAAGACGCAAATGTTTTTTCAATATTTTTACTGCCGCACTTTTTGCATTTTAGTTCTGTCTTTTCTGATGTTACTCCTGCTAATAAATCAAATTTTTCTTTACAATCTTTACAGATATAACTGTATATCGGCATAGTTTTCACCCTCCAAATCTATCTGATGTTAAGTATATATTCCCGGATATTACATATAATTCAATGCTTCCTGCAACAAAGGAAGCAGGGGCTCTATCTCTTCTTTGGTCATCCTTCCCAGCTTGGCAAACTTAAACTCGTCCTGATCATTTTTGTTCTCTCTGCTAACTTGCAGCTTCTTGATCCCTTTATTATAAGAATGGACACTTACGGTCAATCGCTCTGTTTCGGTTTCACAAGACTTTGAAAACAAACGTTCATCCAAACTGTTATCATACGGCATGGCGGCCCTCCTTTATATTTTTTTCTGAAATCTCCTCAGCGGGTTTTGGGAACGGATTTGATAATATCATAATCCCCGCCTCTTAATCAAGCATTGTGAGATGCCCGGGGATTCTTCATCAGGTCAGTTCTCTATCTATCGAACCATCGGGAAGCATATTATCGGAATGAGGAATTCCCTGTTCTTCCATCTGTTTTCTTACGCAATCCGGACTATTGCTCCAGCAATAATCTTCAATCCATCTTTTATCCAGTTTTTTCTGCTCATAAAACCTTTTAAGGGAACAAACATTAAACCATTTGCACGTTTCTTTAGGGATCATTCTCTTTCTTCCAGCAGGATGTTGGACGCGGCCCCCTCGAGGGACGGCCCCGTAAATTCCCTGTTATTCTATATACTCTCTTCCAGCATCTTTATTCGGCTGTGGACGTTATGCAGTAAGGCAAGAAGTTCTGATATCTGGATATGGCAAGAAGTGAAAATCGGTTTAATTTTCCGTAAAGCTTCCACCGACTTCTTAATCGCTTTTTTGCAGATCGCAAATTGAGCAACGGCATCATAGAGCCCAAACTCATCTTCGTTAACAGGTTCGTGAAATCCGCATAATGCCCTGTGTAGTTTTACCGACAAGAGCGTGTGGTACCAGGCAACTGTTTCAAAATCATAGGCAATTTTAGGCTTTACCCGTTCTTTTTTATAAAATGTGCCTTTTAAAAATATCTGCGTTTTCCTGCGATACTGTTCTGTTGTATAACGCAACGGATTATTTTTTGCAAACTCAATATGTGCTTTTATTTTTGCAAAATCCAATTCATTTATACCATCATCGGAATTAATTTCACTTTCCCGGGCATATTTTTCAAGAAGATTTTCTGCAGACTTAAACTGCTGTTTCATAACTTCAACGGTCATCTCCGGATCATCTTCATCCCTGCCGTGGGCAATGCAGGTTATTTTCCGCTCAATTTCATCCTGATAAAGCTTACAGCGCACTTGCTTTTCGAGAGAACACCGCTCGCACCACCGGTCGCAAAAATTATACGGTGTTTCTTTTTCAAACCGGGCATTTTCCTGAAGTATCTTTTGTAATTTTTCGCTCATAATTTAACCTCCATTATTGAAAAAGTTACCTTCTTTCATGTTTCTCTTTTTTAATCCCGATATACCATATACCGGCCATTTTAGAATTGTTCAAAAGCTTGTCAAGAACGGCCCTTCTTTTTAGAATAAGCCGGTAAAAAGACGCTCCAGCCTGTAAATTTTTCCTTGAATAACAGCCGTTGGGGAACACCCCGTTCTACTCAGAATTCTTCCAGGCCGCCTCTTGCTGGCTTGTTCGTTTTAACGGGTATAATTAAGTATCGTGTCCCCGGAATCCCGGAATCAGCGCACTACCGATAATTACAAAAATTAAGCGGGATGGAAAACTTCAATCCTTTTAAGTGCGTGATAACTGCCTGTAAATTATCTTTTTTGGCTGAGCGGACCTTGATTTTATCGCCTTCAATTTGGGTTTGCACCTTAAGGCCAAGCTTTTTTATACCAGCGGTAAGCTCTTTGGCTTTTTCCTTATCAATACCGGTAGATATTTCTGCTACTTGACGCAAATATCCTTCAAAGGCTTTCTCAACATCTTTAAATTTAAGCGCTTTATAAGCAATGCCTCTTTTAGCCATTCGGGCAGTTAAAATATCGGTAAGAGCTCTCATCTTAAAGTCATCATCTGCAACCAGGGTAATTTTCTTCTCCTTGCGATCATAGGCAATGGATGATTTACTATTTTTAAAATCATAGCGCTGAGCCAACTCCTTCTTAGTCTGATTTACCGCATTGTCCATCTCCTGCAGGTCTACTTCAGAAACAATATCAAAAGAAAAATTTGCCATATTTCACTCCTTTACGTTTCATTCCCCTTAGGCTTCGCCGCTGTTTTTGCTGAATTCTTTGATAATTTCTCTACCTCTTTCAACATCTTCTTCAAAAATCATTATTTTACCCGCCCCAACCTGAAGTCTAAATATTCCATCATATGCAGAATCTTCAAGCGAACGGATCATTACCTGGATTTTTTCTTCTTCTAAAAGATTCCTTAGTCTTTCTCCCTCAATAATATTATTAAAGGTATAAAGAGATACCAGCTTTCTTTTCCTCATCGCTTTCTCTATTTCTTTTTTTAAATCCCCGGTTTCTTTTATCGCGCTTTGGTGAAAAGTCTAGGTTTGCGGTCAAAACCGTTTTAAGTTTGCGGCCAGGACCGTCCCCGGATATTATTCCGTTATTTTCTCTACAACGGCGCTTTTGGCGATGTCGCCGGGAGAGGTTATATCTGCTGAGGAAACATCGGGAACAATGTCAAGCCCGCCGAAATTAAATGCCTCATAACAGAGCTCGGAACAAAAGTAATCCTTACTTTTCTGTAGTTTATTGGTAGTGGCTTTAACTTTTTTGAATACTTTTGCGATAAGTTTCAAAATCCCCAGATAAAGAACACCCCGATAATCATATCTATTATTCAGTTGTTTCAC
This window harbors:
- a CDS encoding DUF167 domain-containing protein, encoding MKISVRVKPQARENKVEKKGESNYLVWVRAKAIGGKANQAVVKVLSEYFDIIKSEVILVKGKKTRDKIFTVNV
- a CDS encoding TerB family tellurite resistance protein, which codes for MAGFLDQFRRNVISNVWKDKPDEPKVKDIDDKIALGVLLWVVAEADEKFLPEEKEKIKEVLILHSKIPNEDIPAVLASIEEAAKERIDLYQFTHEISENLPKDIKISIIENLFRIACVDKELDNNEVEIIRKISGLFRIAHSDFIDAKIKIMKESNLG
- a CDS encoding OsmC family protein — encoded protein: MAKTKRFIYENFIKWQGEKKGLLSSPDKLNIEVAAPPEFKGHYGKWSPEDLFVAAVNSCIMTTFLYYAQRNNLNVLNYKSKACGMLEMQEGKLVFTQIGVEPEIIIVSSEDRKIAKEFIDKAENNCLISSSIKAKVKIIPEIKIGNGI
- a CDS encoding zinc ribbon domain-containing protein, producing the protein MPIYSYICKDCKEKFDLLAGVTSEKTELKCKKCGSKNIEKTFASFSVGDSSNSKSKSSGSSCSTGTCPTCF
- a CDS encoding uracil-DNA glycosylase; translated protein: MIPKETCKWFNVCSLKRFYEQKKLDKRWIEDYCWSNSPDCVRKQMEEQGIPHSDNMLPDGSIDRELT
- a CDS encoding YajQ family cyclic di-GMP-binding protein, whose translation is MANFSFDIVSEVDLQEMDNAVNQTKKELAQRYDFKNSKSSIAYDRKEKKITLVADDDFKMRALTDILTARMAKRGIAYKALKFKDVEKAFEGYLRQVAEISTGIDKEKAKELTAGIKKLGLKVQTQIEGDKIKVRSAKKDNLQAVITHLKGLKFSIPLNFCNYR
- a CDS encoding DUF2007 domain-containing protein, producing the protein MRKRKLVSLYTFNNIIEGERLRNLLEEEKIQVMIRSLEDSAYDGIFRLQVGAGKIMIFEEDVERGREIIKEFSKNSGEA
- a CDS encoding YiiX/YebB-like N1pC/P60 family cysteine hydrolase, translating into MMKAGDILLFKAEEDLLSKLIAWGTDSKYSHVAVCVAPKLDVAIEAMTKGGVRARDISQIPQQYDIYRIKEEYSYDLRKTLAYLVKQLNNRYDYRGVLYLGILKLIAKVFKKVKATTNKLQKSKDYFCSELCYEAFNFGGLDIVPDVSSADITSPGDIAKSAVVEKITE